A window from Staphylococcus succinus encodes these proteins:
- a CDS encoding toprim domain-containing protein — MTLLNQVIVVEGKSDKKRVKQVIDQPIDIICTNGTMGVGKLDEMIESLYDKQVFILVDSDREGEKIRKWFKRYLSESRHIRIDKQYCEVARCPKPYLSRVLSKHGFAVKDEEKVAKAKLDYIAERVSLLT, encoded by the coding sequence ATGACGTTACTAAACCAAGTGATTGTTGTCGAAGGAAAATCAGACAAAAAGCGGGTAAAGCAAGTGATTGATCAGCCGATAGATATCATATGTACAAACGGTACTATGGGCGTCGGAAAACTAGACGAAATGATAGAATCTTTGTATGATAAACAAGTATTTATTCTCGTTGATTCAGATCGTGAAGGCGAGAAAATACGTAAATGGTTCAAACGATATTTAAGTGAAAGCAGACATATAAGAATAGATAAACAATATTGCGAAGTTGCTCGGTGTCCAAAACCATATTTATCTAGAGTGTTAAGTAAGCATGGTTTTGCTGTAAAAGATGAAGAAAAAGTAGCAAAAGCAAAATTGGATTATATAGCTGAAAGGGTAAGTTTATTGACATGA
- the gcvH gene encoding glycine cleavage system protein GcvH, which yields MAVPSELKYSKEHEWVKIEGNTVTIGITEYAQGELGDIVFVELPEVDDEINEGDTFGSVESVKTVSELYAPVSGKVIEANEALEDSPEFVNESPFDKAWMVKVELSDQSQLDELLSAEQYSEMIGE from the coding sequence GTGGCAGTACCGAGTGAATTAAAATATTCTAAAGAGCATGAATGGGTTAAAATTGAAGGTAACACAGTAACAATTGGAATAACTGAATATGCGCAAGGTGAATTAGGCGATATCGTATTCGTTGAGTTACCGGAAGTTGACGATGAAATTAATGAAGGAGACACTTTTGGTAGTGTTGAATCCGTAAAAACAGTTTCAGAATTATATGCACCAGTATCTGGCAAAGTTATCGAAGCTAATGAAGCATTAGAAGATAGCCCAGAATTCGTAAATGAATCACCATTTGATAAAGCTTGGATGGTTAAAGTTGAATTAAGTGACCAAAGTCAATTAGATGAATTATTATCAGCTGAGCAATACTCTGAAATGATTGGCGAATAA
- a CDS encoding arsenate reductase family protein, with protein sequence MIKFYQYPNCTTCKKAAKFLQAYGVSFEPIDIVQHTPTKSEFKDIIEATDIEINKLFNTHGAKYRELGLKDKLKDLTDDEKLDLLSQNGMLIKRPLAVSGEKVTVGFKEDEYKETWL encoded by the coding sequence ATGATAAAATTTTACCAGTATCCTAATTGTACAACTTGTAAAAAGGCCGCTAAATTTTTACAAGCATATGGTGTGAGCTTTGAACCAATTGATATTGTACAACACACACCTACTAAAAGTGAGTTTAAAGATATTATAGAAGCAACAGATATTGAAATTAATAAACTTTTTAATACACACGGGGCAAAATACCGTGAACTAGGTTTGAAAGACAAACTTAAAGATTTAACAGATGATGAGAAATTAGATTTATTGTCACAAAATGGTATGTTGATTAAACGACCATTGGCGGTTTCTGGAGAAAAAGTGACTGTTGGGTTTAAAGAAGACGAATATAAAGAAACTTGGTTGTAA
- a CDS encoding thioredoxin family protein has translation MQSINTTDYFKETVQSDKPVIIKFEAGWCPDCKAMDMWIDPITEKYNDYQWFTVNRDELEDVAADNDVMGIPSLLVFKNGEKLAHLHSANAKSPEQVESFLEETFK, from the coding sequence ATGCAATCAATTAATACAACTGATTATTTTAAAGAGACCGTACAAAGCGATAAACCAGTCATCATTAAATTCGAAGCAGGCTGGTGTCCAGACTGTAAAGCAATGGATATGTGGATCGATCCAATTACTGAAAAATATAATGACTATCAATGGTTTACCGTCAATAGAGACGAACTAGAAGATGTAGCAGCTGACAATGACGTTATGGGTATCCCTAGTTTGTTAGTATTTAAAAATGGTGAAAAACTTGCTCATTTACATTCAGCTAATGCAAAATCTCCAGAACAAGTTGAATCATTTTTAGAAGAAACATTTAAATAG
- a CDS encoding nitroreductase family protein: MELQDAIAQRRSVKNFKRDMTIDDNALYKAIKQATDAPNHGHREPWRVVHIAKDRLGDMSKLLTKIAFAEQPKKQADHYQVVTNLGGMLALILKEDTKQLDSLENNMAFGAFTQNLMLLLHEVNIGSCWKTPPYIFDPNIEALFDVKEDERLVGFLYLTDLEDEMPYKKRHTENIIKKF, translated from the coding sequence ATGGAATTACAAGATGCGATAGCGCAACGGAGAAGTGTAAAAAACTTCAAACGAGATATGACCATAGATGATAATGCTTTATACAAAGCAATTAAACAAGCAACTGATGCACCCAATCATGGTCATAGAGAGCCATGGAGAGTAGTCCACATCGCTAAAGATAGATTAGGGGATATGAGCAAATTACTTACCAAAATAGCATTCGCAGAGCAACCGAAAAAGCAAGCAGATCATTATCAGGTCGTTACAAATCTAGGTGGCATGTTGGCTTTGATTTTAAAAGAAGATACCAAACAACTAGATAGTTTAGAAAACAATATGGCGTTTGGTGCTTTTACTCAAAATCTTATGTTGTTATTGCACGAAGTGAATATTGGTAGCTGTTGGAAAACACCACCATATATTTTTGACCCGAACATTGAGGCATTATTTGATGTGAAAGAAGATGAACGTTTAGTAGGCTTTCTATATTTAACGGACTTAGAAGATGAAATGCCTTATAAAAAACGCCATACAGAAAATATCATTAAAAAATTTTGA
- the aroD gene encoding type I 3-dehydroquinate dehydratase: protein MTKVDIAVTIAPTEGLSQSTIDDLVQYQDAIQIIELRIDQWRNFDKTHLAGVLDHLYRLHLGKKVLVTYRTASQGGEGVLSYEDYLHTLSEIATMKCIDMLDIEFDKMKDTQPLQNLINQAHNNQIKVVLSHHNFKKTPTLEDLKHLYFKMHQLEPDYLKVAVMPHDKQDVLKLLEAMAETADAVSQKVVGIAMSKLGIVSRTAQGLFGGSISYGCLDSPKAPGQIHVRMLQQQLDIYE from the coding sequence ATGACTAAAGTAGATATAGCAGTAACGATAGCACCAACAGAAGGTCTATCACAGTCTACCATTGATGACTTAGTACAATATCAAGATGCAATACAAATTATTGAATTAAGAATAGATCAATGGCGTAACTTTGATAAAACACATTTAGCAGGGGTATTAGATCATCTCTATCGATTACATTTAGGAAAAAAAGTTTTAGTTACTTATCGCACAGCGTCACAAGGTGGGGAAGGCGTTCTCTCATACGAAGATTACCTACACACGTTGAGTGAAATAGCTACTATGAAATGTATAGATATGTTAGATATTGAATTTGATAAGATGAAAGACACACAACCATTGCAAAATTTGATTAATCAAGCTCATAATAATCAAATAAAAGTGGTATTGTCACATCACAATTTCAAAAAAACGCCGACTTTAGAAGATTTAAAACATCTTTATTTTAAAATGCATCAGCTAGAGCCAGATTATTTAAAAGTTGCGGTCATGCCACACGATAAACAGGATGTCCTTAAGTTATTAGAAGCAATGGCAGAAACAGCTGATGCTGTATCTCAAAAAGTGGTAGGTATTGCAATGTCTAAGCTGGGTATTGTGTCTAGAACTGCACAAGGTTTATTTGGGGGATCAATTTCATATGGTTGTTTGGATAGTCCTAAAGCACCTGGTCAAATACACGTGCGTATGTTGCAACAACAATTGGACATATATGAGTAA
- a CDS encoding organic hydroperoxide resistance protein, which yields MAVNYETKATNTGGRNGHVQTDDKAIDVAVIPPAQADAEKGTNPEQLFAAGYASCFNGAFDLILKQNKVRGAEPEVTLTVRLEDDPDAESPKLSVSIDAKVKSVLSQEDAEKYLQDAHDFCPYSKATRGNIDVDLNVEVVD from the coding sequence ATGGCAGTGAACTATGAAACGAAAGCGACAAATACAGGTGGTAGAAATGGCCACGTTCAAACTGATGATAAAGCAATTGATGTTGCAGTTATCCCACCAGCTCAAGCTGATGCAGAAAAAGGTACAAATCCTGAGCAATTATTTGCAGCGGGCTACGCTTCATGCTTTAACGGTGCATTTGATTTAATTTTAAAACAGAATAAAGTAAGAGGTGCAGAACCAGAAGTTACTTTAACTGTACGTTTAGAGGATGATCCAGATGCAGAGAGTCCTAAATTAAGTGTATCTATTGACGCTAAAGTAAAAAGTGTATTATCTCAAGAGGATGCAGAAAAATACCTACAAGATGCACATGACTTTTGTCCATATTCAAAAGCCACACGCGGTAATATCGATGTAGATTTAAATGTAGAAGTAGTAGACTAA
- a CDS encoding GNAT family N-acetyltransferase produces the protein MTHIRYLTIDDLSIYYTFLLQGIHKEHEVYAWKLQNEKCLTKTNIKGLLSEHNTNYTVIGIFEQNELIGAVTLIHDNTYDISHKAVMENMCVKGNDHSSKERIAKLLMRYIFQICHEKEIEILMTSLVSNNISGKVFFSNLNFETLGLEHHARKYDNYYVDEHWLIYYFNGNDFEIFD, from the coding sequence ATGACTCATATTCGTTATTTAACAATTGATGATTTATCTATTTATTATACATTTTTATTGCAAGGCATCCATAAAGAGCATGAAGTTTATGCTTGGAAATTACAAAATGAAAAATGCTTAACCAAGACTAATATAAAAGGCTTACTGTCAGAACATAATACCAATTACACAGTCATTGGTATTTTCGAACAAAATGAATTAATTGGGGCAGTGACACTCATTCATGATAATACTTACGATATCTCACATAAAGCAGTTATGGAAAATATGTGTGTTAAAGGAAATGATCATAGTTCAAAAGAACGTATCGCTAAATTATTAATGCGCTATATCTTTCAAATTTGTCATGAAAAAGAAATTGAAATTTTAATGACTTCCCTTGTTTCAAATAATATCAGTGGCAAAGTATTTTTTAGCAACCTTAACTTTGAAACACTTGGTTTAGAACATCACGCTAGAAAATACGACAATTATTATGTCGATGAGCATTGGTTGATTTACTACTTTAACGGCAATGACTTCGAGATATTTGATTAA
- a CDS encoding CitMHS family transporter, whose translation MNLAILGFVMIVIFMILIMTRKMSALIALIVIPTIFALIGGFYAGLGKYMLEGIETVAPTGIMLTFAILYFGVMIDAGLFEPVINQIIKVVKGDPVKIAIGTVILASMVALDGDGTTTFIITVTAMMPLYKKIGMSLYTLSTLALLSIGVMNMLPWGGPTARAISSLQVTTEEVFVPIIPAMIAGIVFAFGVAYILGQRARKYITSSTNIDLNDVKVNNTKEESLLKRPKMIIPNAILTISLIVCLVIGLLPIPVMFMLWFGVALLINYPNLSIQNSVVKKHAGDVLAVISLVFASGIFTGVMNGTKMVNEMANALVHIIPDAMGNHFALITAILSGPFTYFMANDPFYYGVLPILAESAQQFGISKVDMARASVLGQPLHVLSPLYAAGYLLVGMLDIEYGQNQRIVIKWAVGSSLFMILVACILGIIPW comes from the coding sequence ATGAATTTAGCTATATTAGGTTTTGTCATGATTGTCATTTTTATGATATTAATTATGACACGAAAAATGTCAGCATTAATTGCCTTGATTGTCATTCCGACAATTTTTGCATTAATAGGAGGTTTCTATGCTGGTCTTGGTAAATACATGCTCGAAGGCATAGAGACTGTCGCACCAACTGGTATCATGCTTACATTCGCTATCTTATATTTTGGGGTTATGATAGATGCAGGTTTGTTTGAGCCTGTCATCAACCAAATCATTAAAGTGGTCAAAGGGGATCCAGTTAAAATTGCAATTGGTACAGTTATTTTGGCATCAATGGTTGCCTTAGATGGCGATGGTACAACTACTTTCATTATAACTGTGACAGCAATGATGCCACTTTATAAAAAGATTGGTATGAGTTTATACACACTTTCAACATTAGCACTTTTATCTATAGGCGTTATGAATATGTTACCTTGGGGTGGACCCACAGCACGGGCCATTTCATCGTTACAGGTCACTACTGAAGAAGTATTTGTACCTATCATACCTGCTATGATTGCAGGTATTGTATTTGCATTTGGTGTCGCGTACATCTTAGGACAGCGTGCACGAAAATATATCACATCTAGTACAAATATTGATTTAAACGATGTTAAAGTAAATAATACAAAAGAAGAATCTTTATTAAAACGTCCAAAAATGATTATACCTAATGCAATATTGACAATTTCTTTAATTGTTTGTCTTGTTATTGGTTTATTACCTATACCAGTTATGTTTATGCTCTGGTTTGGTGTAGCATTATTAATCAACTACCCTAACCTGAGTATTCAAAATTCCGTAGTAAAAAAACACGCTGGTGATGTGCTAGCTGTAATCAGTCTAGTGTTTGCTTCTGGTATTTTCACAGGCGTCATGAACGGAACGAAAATGGTTAACGAAATGGCTAATGCTTTAGTACATATTATTCCCGATGCAATGGGTAATCATTTTGCATTAATTACTGCCATTCTTAGTGGTCCATTTACATATTTTATGGCTAATGACCCTTTTTATTATGGAGTTTTACCAATACTTGCAGAATCGGCACAACAGTTTGGTATTTCTAAAGTAGATATGGCAAGAGCATCCGTTTTAGGACAACCGTTACATGTATTAAGTCCTTTATATGCTGCAGGTTATTTACTCGTCGGTATGCTAGATATTGAATATGGACAAAACCAACGTATTGTTATTAAGTGGGCAGTCGGCTCAAGTTTATTTATGATATTAGTTGCTTGTATCCTTGGTATCATACCTTGGTAA
- a CDS encoding YozE family protein, which yields MTFYDFVIGFEADDTPLGQLAHNIRRDKFFPKQATCYKELHSYFYSNYMDHEVLASANRALSLYRTNLNLA from the coding sequence ATGACATTTTATGATTTTGTAATAGGTTTTGAAGCAGATGATACTCCACTTGGTCAATTAGCTCATAACATAAGAAGAGACAAGTTTTTCCCAAAACAAGCAACATGTTATAAAGAATTACACTCATATTTTTATAGTAATTATATGGATCATGAAGTTTTGGCCTCTGCTAATAGAGCACTTAGTTTATACCGTACTAATTTAAATTTAGCTTAA
- a CDS encoding TM2 domain-containing protein, translating into MNEVNKVIYIVLAIFLGGFGIHKFYARKTIIGLLYLVFCWTGIPQILAVVGAIITLFKPADQNGNILV; encoded by the coding sequence ATGAATGAAGTAAATAAAGTCATTTATATTGTCCTCGCAATCTTCTTAGGTGGATTCGGTATCCATAAATTTTATGCCAGAAAAACTATAATAGGATTACTCTATTTAGTATTTTGTTGGACAGGTATTCCCCAAATTTTAGCTGTGGTAGGAGCTATTATTACGCTATTTAAACCTGCTGATCAGAATGGAAATATTCTAGTATAA
- the tsaT gene encoding type II toxin-antitoxin system toxin TsaT, translating into MSLHFMIVFWLSFVFLVAGIISLIAYKIKGSHEAKESLLGLTVILMLFGVVGILFSLIFS; encoded by the coding sequence TTGAGTCTACATTTCATGATCGTCTTCTGGTTATCCTTTGTTTTTCTAGTTGCTGGCATCATATCTCTCATTGCCTACAAGATTAAAGGTTCACATGAAGCTAAAGAATCTCTACTTGGATTAACTGTAATATTAATGCTTTTTGGAGTTGTTGGGATACTATTCTCCCTTATATTTAGTTAA
- a CDS encoding arsenic resistance protein gives MSNLKTRIEHHQIYIYFVALILGTIAGMSSITLSNILDYFVTFFIAILMFSMFSQIPFSTIKNHFLPVKYIIALVISNFFLIPILVYGLIHLFNITSLPILIGLYLVLLTPCIDYVIVFTALGKGNAQYMLISTPILFILQILLLPLYCALFLNSHVLTQIDRQPFLEAFLTFIVLPLIFAILLQLFSGKFKPMQQLQVMVGWLPELFMAFVLFTVVGSQINTIIQDLSIVLTVIPIYLCFMMISPCLGVLCGKLFRLDVPTLRTLAFSNGTRNALVVLPLALSLPNQWVTIATTVIVTQTLTELFGELVYIKLIPKFIK, from the coding sequence ATGTCAAACTTAAAAACACGCATAGAACATCATCAAATTTACATCTATTTTGTAGCATTAATTCTAGGTACTATTGCTGGAATGTCTTCAATTACTTTGTCTAATATTTTAGATTATTTTGTCACGTTTTTTATAGCTATATTAATGTTTAGTATGTTCTCACAAATACCATTTTCAACTATTAAAAACCATTTTTTACCGGTTAAATATATCATTGCATTGGTCATATCAAACTTTTTTCTTATTCCTATTTTAGTATATGGATTAATTCATTTATTCAATATAACTTCTTTACCAATTTTAATAGGTTTATATTTAGTATTATTGACCCCTTGCATTGACTATGTCATTGTATTCACGGCTTTAGGAAAAGGAAATGCTCAATATATGTTAATTTCAACACCTATTTTATTTATACTACAAATACTATTGTTACCCTTATACTGTGCTTTATTTTTAAATAGTCATGTACTCACACAAATAGATAGACAGCCATTTTTAGAAGCCTTTTTAACCTTTATAGTTCTTCCACTAATATTTGCAATACTCCTGCAACTATTTAGTGGTAAGTTTAAACCTATGCAACAATTACAAGTTATGGTTGGTTGGCTTCCAGAATTGTTTATGGCCTTTGTACTTTTTACAGTAGTAGGCTCACAAATCAATACAATTATTCAAGACTTATCCATTGTATTAACTGTTATCCCTATTTACTTATGCTTCATGATGATCTCACCTTGTTTAGGTGTATTATGTGGTAAGCTTTTTCGATTAGATGTACCTACATTACGCACCTTAGCTTTCAGCAATGGTACAAGAAATGCACTCGTTGTTTTACCCTTAGCGCTCTCCTTACCAAATCAATGGGTCACAATTGCTACGACAGTCATCGTAACGCAAACACTTACTGAATTATTCGGTGAGTTAGTTTACATCAAATTAATACCTAAATTTATAAAATAG
- the vraX gene encoding C1q-binding complement inhibitor VraX, producing the protein MEILRKVYKDDEPVYHVKTDKGSVVRIKGSDELTETETQELLTLVSQDIDKMKK; encoded by the coding sequence ATGGAAATCTTACGTAAAGTTTATAAAGATGATGAGCCCGTTTACCATGTCAAAACTGACAAAGGCTCTGTTGTTAGAATTAAAGGCTCCGATGAATTAACAGAAACAGAAACACAAGAACTGTTAACGTTAGTTTCTCAGGATATAGACAAAATGAAAAAGTAG
- a CDS encoding GNAT family N-acetyltransferase yields MDLIVKHTKELTNHELLHILQARVKVFVVEQNCAYQEVDGADFNAIHVMLKDGNDIVAYTRIIDHESYVSFGRVLVTQNYRKKYYGREIVQKTIDVIKAQYKQTLIKISGQAHLKSFYSSFGFICISEVYLEDNIPHIDMTLEVK; encoded by the coding sequence ATGGATTTAATTGTGAAACATACAAAGGAACTCACTAATCATGAATTGCTACATATCCTTCAAGCGCGGGTGAAGGTTTTTGTTGTAGAACAGAATTGTGCTTATCAAGAAGTTGATGGAGCAGACTTTAATGCAATACATGTCATGCTTAAAGATGGAAATGATATTGTTGCATACACTCGCATCATCGATCATGAATCATATGTAAGTTTCGGTAGAGTTTTAGTAACGCAAAATTATAGAAAAAAGTATTATGGCCGTGAAATTGTGCAAAAGACGATTGATGTAATAAAGGCACAGTACAAACAAACTTTAATAAAGATATCCGGTCAAGCACATCTAAAATCTTTTTATAGTTCTTTTGGTTTTATTTGTATTTCAGAGGTTTATCTTGAAGACAATATTCCTCATATTGATATGACTTTAGAAGTGAAATGA
- a CDS encoding VOC family protein codes for MKIIAMSIFVDDQEKAKVFYTEKLGFDLVHDKDMGGGFKWLTVKEAHSNNPVEIVLEPNESPIAKNYQESLYKAGIPITMFGVENLDNVHRALVEANVTFHTEPKEVENIKLAVIDDTCGNLIQLIEQ; via the coding sequence TTGAAAATTATTGCTATGAGTATTTTTGTTGATGATCAAGAAAAAGCTAAGGTTTTTTATACTGAAAAATTAGGTTTTGACCTGGTACATGATAAAGATATGGGGGGAGGATTTAAATGGTTAACGGTCAAAGAAGCACATTCTAACAACCCTGTGGAAATTGTTTTAGAACCGAATGAAAGTCCAATAGCTAAAAATTATCAAGAAAGTTTATACAAAGCAGGCATACCTATAACGATGTTTGGAGTTGAAAACTTAGATAATGTACACCGTGCATTAGTTGAAGCGAATGTCACTTTTCATACTGAACCCAAAGAAGTCGAAAATATTAAATTAGCAGTTATAGATGATACATGTGGTAATTTAATTCAGTTGATTGAACAATGA
- a CDS encoding alpha/beta hydrolase: MNYIKYLTSKDGTRLYTKINEVKDAKANIIIVHGLAEHLDRYDEITEYLNAKQFNVIRYDQRGHGRSDGQQTYFSHVEEIVEDLSTIIDEVKVNYGDKVYLIGHSMGGYTVMLYGTKHPNVVDGVITSGALTRYNYELFGELDRSISSHTYIDNDLGEGVCSDKSVITKYKLDDLNAKQISMGLIYTLMDGVQYLKNHADAFKVHILILHGKDDGLVSYKDSMQLYEEIGSKHKSLHIYDGLQHEIFNESSYNQSIFREITDWLENEILQGNKAIQ; this comes from the coding sequence ATGAATTATATTAAATATTTAACTTCTAAAGATGGAACAAGGTTATATACTAAGATAAATGAAGTCAAAGACGCAAAGGCGAATATCATTATTGTACATGGATTAGCTGAACATTTAGACCGTTATGATGAAATTACTGAATATTTAAATGCTAAACAGTTTAATGTTATACGATATGATCAACGAGGACATGGACGTTCTGATGGACAACAGACATACTTTAGTCACGTTGAAGAAATTGTTGAAGATTTATCAACAATTATTGATGAGGTGAAAGTAAATTATGGAGATAAAGTATATCTCATTGGTCATAGTATGGGAGGATATACTGTGATGTTATATGGAACTAAACATCCAAATGTCGTTGATGGGGTAATCACTTCTGGCGCGTTAACACGATATAATTATGAATTATTTGGTGAATTGGATCGTAGTATATCTTCGCATACGTATATCGATAATGATTTAGGTGAGGGTGTCTGCTCTGATAAATCAGTAATCACTAAATATAAATTAGATGATTTGAATGCAAAACAAATATCAATGGGACTAATATACACGCTAATGGACGGTGTGCAATATTTAAAAAATCATGCAGATGCATTTAAAGTGCATATATTAATACTACATGGTAAAGATGACGGGTTAGTAAGTTATAAAGATTCAATGCAGTTATATGAAGAAATTGGATCTAAACATAAATCACTGCATATTTATGATGGGTTACAACATGAAATATTTAATGAAAGCTCTTATAATCAGAGTATATTTCGTGAAATTACCGATTGGTTAGAAAATGAAATATTGCAGGGTAACAAGGCGATTCAATAA
- a CDS encoding YfcC family protein — protein MNHLGKSNSKKEKQQPKNTSKMPHIYVILFIFGVIATISTYLIPAGEFKRIKGPEGREMVDADSFHYITSTPVGIVDFISIIPKGLIEAGEIVFFTLIIGGMFMVLRRTGIIEIGVDKLARRFLNHSIFIIPVLTAVFATIATLIGTAELSLVYIPVIIPLIIALGYDSITATAIALCGTVVGFTVGVLNPINTGLAQKLSGLPVFSGIGLRIIIFIVVLFVTIIFIMRYAKKVQSNPTLSSVYQEDTEKRQLYKNITKQNPIIATKRQKIGIAVVLLFFIILVYGVTTQGWFMVEMSGLFIFMGIIVGLVTGLNTKEICEAFNDGFKDVLMGAIIVGLARSIVVVLENGKIMDTIVHGLGSVIDGTTPTVAVVGMYAVQVAINFIISSGSGQALVTMPIMAPLADMLGVTRQTAVLAFQLGDGFTHIFYPTSGYFMAALAIGGVSYTKWIRFFFPLFIIWAIISIISLVIAQLIGWS, from the coding sequence ATGAATCATTTGGGCAAATCTAATAGTAAAAAAGAGAAACAACAACCCAAAAACACTAGTAAAATGCCACATATTTACGTTATTTTATTTATTTTTGGGGTTATTGCAACAATATCTACATATTTAATACCTGCTGGAGAATTTAAACGTATCAAGGGGCCGGAAGGTAGAGAAATGGTAGATGCAGATTCATTTCATTATATAACTTCCACGCCAGTCGGTATTGTAGACTTTATTTCAATCATACCTAAGGGGTTAATTGAAGCTGGTGAAATTGTCTTTTTCACTTTAATTATAGGTGGAATGTTTATGGTATTGAGACGTACTGGCATCATTGAAATTGGCGTAGATAAACTTGCACGCCGTTTTCTAAATCACAGTATTTTTATCATTCCTGTATTGACTGCGGTATTTGCAACTATAGCCACACTCATAGGTACTGCGGAACTTTCACTTGTATATATTCCAGTAATTATACCTCTCATTATTGCTTTAGGTTACGATTCCATTACAGCTACAGCGATAGCACTTTGCGGTACAGTAGTTGGATTTACAGTAGGTGTGTTAAATCCTATTAATACGGGTTTAGCGCAAAAGCTATCCGGGCTTCCTGTATTTTCTGGCATTGGCTTACGTATCATTATTTTTATTGTTGTACTATTTGTAACCATTATTTTTATTATGCGCTACGCTAAAAAAGTACAAAGTAATCCTACACTTAGTTCGGTCTATCAAGAAGATACTGAAAAAAGGCAACTATATAAAAATATTACAAAGCAAAACCCTATAATTGCAACAAAACGCCAAAAGATAGGTATTGCAGTGGTCTTACTCTTCTTCATTATTCTTGTATACGGTGTAACAACACAAGGATGGTTTATGGTAGAAATGTCTGGTTTATTTATATTTATGGGCATTATCGTGGGACTTGTTACCGGATTAAATACAAAAGAGATATGTGAAGCTTTTAATGACGGTTTTAAAGATGTACTGATGGGCGCAATTATTGTAGGACTCGCTCGTTCTATAGTAGTCGTGTTAGAAAATGGAAAAATCATGGATACGATTGTTCATGGTTTAGGATCAGTCATAGATGGAACAACTCCGACAGTGGCCGTAGTAGGTATGTATGCAGTCCAAGTCGCCATCAACTTCATTATATCTTCGGGAAGCGGTCAAGCATTGGTAACAATGCCTATCATGGCTCCCCTCGCAGATATGTTAGGTGTTACAAGACAAACAGCTGTACTCGCCTTCCAACTCGGTGATGGCTTCACTCACATTTTCTATCCAACGAGTGGTTACTTTATGGCTGCTCTCGCTATCGGTGGCGTTTCTTATACCAAATGGATACGTTTCTTCTTTCCATTGTTTATCATATGGGCCATTATCTCTATCATTTCATTAGTGATTGCACAACTCATTGGTTGGTCATAA
- a CDS encoding DoxX family protein, whose product MKKGMLLIRLMLGLTFLIHGSQKVFSGFEAPIQMMQGLGLPAFLGIVLGLFEFVGGILMILGILSNYIALGFIITMLGALFTVHLAQGYMSSELVIILLVMSIAVTVSYKWKKFIEFY is encoded by the coding sequence TTGAAAAAAGGCATGCTATTAATCAGATTAATGTTAGGTTTAACATTTCTTATACATGGTAGTCAAAAAGTGTTTAGTGGCTTTGAAGCGCCAATACAAATGATGCAAGGCTTAGGTCTCCCAGCCTTTTTAGGTATCGTATTAGGGCTATTCGAATTCGTTGGAGGCATTTTAATGATACTAGGTATCCTCTCTAACTATATCGCTTTAGGTTTTATTATTACGATGTTAGGCGCTTTATTTACAGTTCATTTGGCACAAGGATATATGTCCTCAGAACTTGTTATTATTTTATTAGTAATGAGTATTGCTGTGACAGTATCATATAAATGGAAAAAATTTATTGAATTCTATTAA